A stretch of the Medicago truncatula cultivar Jemalong A17 chromosome 5, MtrunA17r5.0-ANR, whole genome shotgun sequence genome encodes the following:
- the LOC11417521 gene encoding uncharacterized protein: MTYKYNITREKALHMDTNSNTSSSSFLFSRFFFRVLVVVGFVCFMVFSSLVSGGGTGQTTTRHWSEETLKHDDEQVVVGKDKGVVVNHDAQLDFNYMSKRRVPNGPDPIHNRRAGNSGRPPGQT, translated from the exons AtgacatataaatataatataacaagAGAAAAAGCATTGCATATGGATACTAATAGCAATACTAGTAGTagtagttttttgttttcaagGTTTTTCTTTAGAGTACTTGTAGTGGTggggtttgtttgttttatggtTTTTAGTAGCTTAGTTAGTGGTGGAGGAACAGGACAAACAACTACAAGACATTGGTCAGAGGAAACACTCAAACATGATGATGAACAAGTTGTTGTTGGTAAAGACAAGGGTGTTGTTGTCAACCATGATGCACAATTGGATTTTAACTATATGAGTAAAAGAAGAGTTCCTAATGGACCAGATCCTATTCACAACAG GAGAGCTGGAAATTCTGGTAGACCTCCTGGTCAAACTTAG
- the LOC112422048 gene encoding uncharacterized protein DDB_G0290685-like, with translation MKEIQTMLKEGDEEIHGRERNHDGDERRRRRGGGEREWDRHGRERGHDGDERRRGGGEREWNRHGRERSNDGDKRRRHGGGEREWDKHDRERTHDGRGGGEREWDRHGRERSHDGDERRRRRGGSERKWGRHDRERTHDGREREWDKHGRERSHDGDERRRHLGGGEREWDRHGRERSHDGDERRHRRCGGEREWDNHGKERSHDGDKRRRRGGGEREWDKHDRERSHDDDERRRRRGGEVMTAMREDVVVEVVRGNGSRERSHDGDERRRRGGCEREWDRPGKERSQDDNKRRRRGGGEREWDRHDREEKS, from the exons ATGAAGGAAATCCAG ACAATGTTGAAAGAAGGTGATGAAGAGAT ACATGGTAGGGAGAGAAATCATGACGGCGATGAGAGAAGACGTCGTCGTGGGGGTGGTGAGAGGGAATGGGATAGACATGGTAGGGAGAGAGGTCATGATGGCGATGAGAGAAGACGTGGCGGTGGTGAGAGGGAATGGAACAGACATGGTAGGGAGAGAAGTAATGACGGCGATAAGAGAAGACGCCATGGCGGCGGTGAGAGGGAATGGGACAAACATGATAGGGAGAGAACTCATGACGGTCGTGGCGGTGGTGAGAGGGAATGGGACAGACATGGTAGAGAGAGAAGTCATGACGGCGATGAGAGAAGACGACGTCGTGGCGGCAGTGAGAGGAAATGGGGCAGACATGATAGGGAGAGAACTCATGACGGTCGTGAGAGGGAATGGGACAAACATGGTAGAGAGAGAAGTCATGACGGCGATGAGAGAAGACGTCATCTTGGCGGTGGTGAGAGGGAATGGGACAGACATGGTAGAGAGAGAAGTCACGACGGCGATGAGAGAAGACATCGTCGTTGCGGTGGTGAGAGGGAATGGGATAATCATGGTAAGGAGAGAAGTCATGACGGCGATAAGAGAAGACGTCGTGGCGGCGGTGAGAGGGAATGGGACAAACATGATAGGGAGAGAAGTCATGACGACGATGAGAGAAGACGACGTCGTGGCGGAGAAGTCATGACGGCGATGAGAGAAGACGTCGTCGTGGAGGTGGTGAGAGGGAATGGGAGTAGAGAGAGAAGTCATGACGGGGATGAGAGAAGACGTCGTGGCGGCTGTGAGAGGGAATGGGACAGACCTGGTAAGGAGAGAAGTCAGGACGATAATAAGAGAAGACGTCGTGGCGGCGGTGAGAGGGAATGGGACAGACATGATAGGGAGGAGAAGTCATGA
- the LOC11406603 gene encoding serine/threonine-protein phosphatase PP2A catalytic subunit, whose translation MPSHADLDRQIESLMECKPLPEADVKALCDQARAILVEEWNVQPVKCPVTVCGDIHGQFYDLIELFRIGGNAPDTNYLFMGDYVDRGYYSVETVSLLVALKVRYRDRITILRGNHESRQITQVYGFYDECLRKYGNANVWKFFTDLFDYLPLTALIESQIFCLHGGLSPSLDTLDNIRALDRIQEVPHEGPMCDLLWSDPDDRCGWGISPRGAGYTFGQDIAAQFNHTNGLSLISRAHQLVMEGYNWCQEKNVVTVFSAPNYCYRCGNMAAILEIGENMDQNFLQFDPAPRQIEPDTTRKTPDYFL comes from the exons ATGCCGTCACACGCGGATCTGGATCGGCAGATCGAGAGTCTGATGGAGTGCAAGCCTTTACCGGAGGCGGATGTGAAGGCGCTATGTGATCAGGCGAGGGCGATTCTTGTTGAGGAATGGAACGTTCAACCGGTGAAGTGTCCGGTTACGGTTTGTGGTGATATTCATGGTCAATTTTATGATCTGATTGAGCTTTTTCGGATTGGTGGAAATGCTCCGGATACTAATTATCTCTTTATGGGAGATTATGTAG ATCGTGGGTACTATTCAGTGGAGACTGTTTCACTTTTGGTGGCACTGAAAGTACGCTATAGAGATAGAATTACAATTCTCAGGGGAAATCATGAGAGCCGTCAAATTACTCAAGT GTATGGTTTCTATGACGAATGTTTGAGAAAATATGGAAATGCCAATGTCTGGAAATTCTTTACCGATTTGTTTGATTATTTACCTCTGACTGCCCTCATTGAGAGTCAG ATTTTCTGTTTGCATGGAGGTCTCTCGCCATCTTTGGATACACTGGATAATATCCGCGCCTTGGATCGCATACAGGAG GTTCCGCATGAAGGACCAATGTGTGATCTCTTGTGGTCTGATCCAGACGATCGTTGTGGTTGGGGAATATCTCCACGTGGTGCTGGATATACATTTGGACAGGATATAGCTGCTCAGTTCAACCACACAAATGGTCTCTCGCTGATATCTAGAGCTCACCAGCTTGTGATGGAAGGATATAATTGGTGCCAG GAGAAGAATGTGGTGACTGTTTTTAGTGCTCCAAATTACTGCTACCGATGTGGGAATATGGCTGCCATTCTGGAAATTGGAGAGAATATGGATCAGAATTTTCTGCAGTTTGATCCAGCTCCGAGGCAAATTGAGCCTGACACTACACGAAAGACACCGgattattttttgtaa
- the LOC11407613 gene encoding LOW QUALITY PROTEIN: phospholipid-transporting ATPase 3 (The sequence of the model RefSeq protein was modified relative to this genomic sequence to represent the inferred CDS: inserted 1 base in 1 codon), which translates to MNQSVPSSRNVRIGRVKPQAPGNRTIFCNDRLANHHLRFKGNSISTTKYNFFTFLPKGLFEQFRRVANLYFLTISILSTTPISPVSPITNVLPLSMVLLLSLIKEAFEDWKRFQNDMAINNNMIDILQDKEWVSIPWKKLQVGDIVKVKQDGFIPADLLFLASTNVDGVCYIETANLDGETNLKIRKALEKTWDYVTPEKASEFKGEIQCEQPNNSLYTFTGNLIIQDQTLPLSPNQLLLRGCSLRNTGHIVGVVIFTGHETKVMMNAMNVPSKRSTLERKLDKLILTLFATLFMMCFIGAIGSAIFVNKKYFYLHLDSSEENGLAQFNPRNRFVVFLLTMFTLITLYSTIIPISLYVSIEMIKFIQSTKFINNDLRMYHYETNTPALARTSNLNEELGQVEYIFSDKTGTLTRNLMEFFKCSIGGEVYGNGVTEIEKGIAERRGIKLEENISLNAVRERGFNFDDARLMRGAWRNEPNPDSCKEFFRCLAICHTVLPEGDEFPEKIRYQAASPDEAALVIAAKNFGFFFYRRTPTKIYIRESHAEKMDKIQDVSYEILNVLEFNSTRKRQSVVCRYPDGKLVLYCKGADNVIYERLVAGSNDIKKVTREHLEQFGSAGLRTLCLAYKELHPDVYESWNEKFLQAKSSLSDREKKLDEVAELIENDLILIGSTAIEDKLQDGVPACIDTLQRAGIKIWVLTGDKIETAINIAYACNLINNEMKQFIISSETDAIREVEDRGDQVETARFIREEVMKELKKCLDEVQSYFSSLSAPKLALVIDGKCLTYALDSSLRVMLLNLSLNCHAVVCCRVSPLQKAQVTTLVKKGARKITLGIGDGANDVSMIQAAHVGVGISGMEGMQAVMASDFAIAQFRYLADLLLVHGRWSYLRICQVVMYFFYKNLTFTLTQFWFNLQTGFSGQRFYDDWFQSLYNVIFTALPVVMVGLYDKDVSASISMKYPELYMDGIRDVFFKWRVVAIRAFLSVYQSLIFFYFVSSSSLSAKNSDGKIFGLWDVSTMAFTCVVVTVNFRLLMNCNSITRWHYISVGGSILGWFLFVFLYSGIRTRYDRQENVYFVIYVLMSTSYFYIMLILVPVAALFCDFLYLGVQRWFFPYDYQIIQELHRHESDDSASVRLLESGNQTPSDERSHEISQLPREVSTHTGFAFDSPGYESFFASQLGIHXPQKAWDVARRASTRSRAKNVQKK; encoded by the exons GGGAATTCAATATCCACTACAAAGTAcaactttttcacttttttgcCAAAAGGATTGTTTGAACAG TTCAGGCGGGTTGCTAATCTGTATTTTCTTACAATCTCTATTCTTTCTACCACACCAATCAG CCCCGTGTCTCCGATTACTAATGTGCTTCCTCTATCTATGGTGcttcttctctctcttattAAGGAAGCTTTTGAGGATTGG AAACGTTTTCAAAATGACATGGCCATAAACAATAACATGATAGATATTTTGCAAGACAAAGAGTGGGTGTCTATACCATGGAAAAAATTGCAAGTTGGTGACATTGTTAAG GTTAAGCAGGATGGATTCATTCCTGCAGATTTGCTTTTCCTAGCTAGTACAAATGTAGATGGCGTCTGCTACATCGAG ACTGCTAATTTGGATGGGGAAACCAATTTGAAGATTAGAAAAGCATTGGAAAAGACTTGGGATTACGTGACTCCAGAGAAGGCATCTGAATTTAAAG GTGAAATTCAGTGTGAACAACCAAACAATTCATTGTATACCTTCACTGGAAATCTTATAATTCAAGACCAAACACTTCCTCTCAGTCCAAATCAACTTCTGTTGCGa GGATGCAGCCTCAGGAATACAGGACATATTGTTGGGGTTGTTATTTTCACAGGACATGAAACAAAG GTGATGATGAATGCTATGAATGTTCCTTCCAAAAGAAGTACATTGGAGAGGAAGCTTGACAAGCTCATACTCACTCTATTTGCAACTCTCTTTATGATGTGTTTTATAGGAGCTATAGGCAG TGCTATCTTTGTAAACAAGAAGTATTTCTATTTGCATCTTGATTCATCAGAAGAGAACGGCTTAGCACAGTTCAATCCAAGAAATAGATTTGTG GTTTTTCTTCTGACCATGTTTACCCTCATCACTTTATACTCAACAATCATCCCCATTTCACTCTATGTATCGATAGAG ATGATCAAATTTATTCAGTCCACTAAATTTATAAACAACGATTTGCGCATGTACCACTATGAAACCAATACTCCAGCATTGGCCAGAACTTCAAATTTGAATGAAGAACTTGGACAG GTTGAATACATCTTCTCAGACAAAACTGGGACTCTTACAAGAAACTTAATGGAGTTCTTCAAGTGCTCGATTGGAGGAGAGGTGTATGGAAATGGCGTGACTGAAATTGAAAAGGGAATAGCAGAGCGCAGGGGCATAAAACTAGAG GAAAATATTTCACTCAATGCAGTGCGAGAGAGGGGTTTCAATTTTGATGATGCCAGGCTCATGAGAGGAGCTTGGAGGAATGAGCCGAATCCTGATAGCTGCAAG GAATTCTTCAGATGCCTTGCTATTTGTCATACTGTGCTTCCTGAGGGAGACGAGTTCCCTGAAAAGATCAGATACCAAGCTGCATCACCTGATGAGGCTGCTTTGGTTATTGCTGCAAAAAACTTCGGTTTTTTCTTTTACAG ACGTACACCTACAAAGATATATATTCGTGAATCTCATGCTGAGAAGATGGACAAAATTCAAGATGTCTCGTATGAGATTCTGAATGTGCTTGAGTTTAACAG TACAAGGAAGCGTCAATCGGTTGTGTGCCGTTATCCGGATGGGAAGCTTGTATTGTACTGTAAG GGTGCTGACAATGTAATCTATGAGAGATTAGTTGCTGGTTCTAATGATATTAAAAAAGTTACTAGGGAGCATTTGGAACAGTTTGGATCTGCTGGTCTACGCACATTATGCCTAGCGTACAAAGAATTACATCCTGATGTTTATGAAAGCTGGAATGAGAAATTCCTTCAAGCTAAATCCTCTCTAAGTGATCGGGAAAAGAAGTTAGATGAG GTGGCAGAACTTATAGAAAATGATCTCATTTTGATTGGTAGCACTGCCATAGAAGACAAGCTTCAAGATGGAGTACCAGCCTGCATAGACACTCTTCAAAGAGCTGGCATAAAAATTTGGGTGCTTACAGGGGACAAGATTGAAACAGCAATCAATATTGCCTATG CTTGCAATTTAATAAACAACGAGATGAAGCAATTCATTATCAGTTCAGAAACTGATGCAATTAGAGAAGTTGAAGACAGG GGGGACCAAGTAGAAACTGCGCGATTTATTAGAGAAGAAGTTATGAAAGAGCTGAAGAAGTGCCTTGATGAAGTACAGAGCTATTTTAGCTCTTTATCTGCACCAAAATTAGCACTTGTAATTGATGGAAAATGTCTAACGTATGCACTGGATTCAAGTTTGAGAGTCATGCTGCTgaatttgagtttgaattgccATGCTGTTGTTTGCTGCCGAGTTTCTCCTTTGCAGAAAGCACAG GTCACAACTTTGGTCAAGAAAGGTGCACGGAAAATAACACTTGGTATTGGTGATGGTGCCAATGATGTTAGCATGATTCAAGCTGCTCATGTTGGTGTTGGAATAAGCGGGATGGAGGGTATGCAAGCAGTAATGGCTAGTGATTTTGCAATTGCACAGTTTCGTTACCTTGCAGATTTACTTCTTGTTCATGGCCGGTGGTCATATCTTCGAATATGCCAG GTGGTGATGTACTTCTTTTACAAGAATCTCACTTTCACTCTTACTCAGTTTTGGTTTAACTTGCAAACTGGGTTTTCCGGCCAGAGATTCTATGATGATTGGTTTCAGTCATTGTATAACGTTATCTTCACTGCGCTTCCTGTGGTCATGGTTGGCCTATATGACAAG GATGTTAGTGCATCTATATCCATGAAGTATCCTGAACTATACATGGATGGAATAAGAGATGTCTTTTTTAAATGGAGAGTTGTGGCTATAAGGGCATTTCTTTCCGTTTACCAGTCTCTAATATTCTTCTATTTTGTGAGTTCTTCAAGTTTAAGTGCTAAAAATTCAGATGGCAAGATATTTGGACTCTGGGATGTTAGTACTATGGCCTTCACATGTGTTGTAGTAACTGttaactttcgacttctgatgAACTGTAATTCAATCACAAGATGGCACTATATTAGTGTTGGTGGAAGTATATTAGGAtggtttctttttgttttcttatattCAGGGATCAGAACTCGTTATGATCGAcag GAGAATGTGTATTTTGTCATATATGTCTTGATGAGTACGTCTTATTTCTACATTATGCTAATTCTTGTCCCTGTTGCGGCACTTTTTTGTGACTTTCTTTATCTAGG GGTTCAGAGATGGTTCTTCCCTTATGATTATCAAATTATTCAAGAACTGCATAGACATGAGAGTGATGACTCTGCCAGTGTCCGACTGCTAGAGTCAGGGAACCAGACTCCGTCTGACGAAAGAAGCCATGAAATATCTCAACTCCCACGTGAAGTATCAACGCACACAGGGTTTGCTTTTGATTCGCCTGGTTATGAGTCATTTTTTGCTTCACAGCTTGGTATAC GCCCCCAAAAGGCCTGGGATGTCGCAAGACGTGCTAGCACAAGATCCAGGGCGAAGAATGTACAAAAAAAGTAA